The Mesomycoplasma flocculare ATCC 27399 genome includes a window with the following:
- a CDS encoding Mhp366/Mhp367 family surface (lipo)protein, translated as MNWKKLFISFSYLLFLPLTIVSCFDSKTGNVQSENVIPQSKDHRNSEKQNLQDQGKTNSLENQSKDSRENSENNVPATSADSLSDEEFRAANQRSLKINISGLSELDPNAKVQDIGFQHTFPSNKGQNSFEPFKIETHTGIKKENDTVFLGQKNEGLNIYLLDRLSKDNIKTNSQVKHSFNSYFNPDFTKGVQPKYFGFKSLDYDDTRYLQAYQRNIRFAPGTAILLDSKEDESVFLTNAHVLYTNGILPFWEKMTYPFMRFYYNNKVNDLGTLEYSGILSLFLLKQAYDKNQASHVDLQDPYKRQQSSNKLYKRYFRLARNFNNQRKDLGIFYFNHSNFSHDVEAVLEFYDKNRESLLTTFPFLNSESIDKRILEFKSQFKIFQQFWEHAKKFPPLKIAERIWKDDEVDFTTKIAGFWPQAAFAKNMFKGVWIDHGAPLFFATNGHGASGGGIFNTNGELVFINQSIALGKDQQKLYYDQYNLTSHLTFGILFRDGKSDLVNEIKKFYYKNQEKATADAEKQGGVQKSTLQNATVVSVNNFAYNSVFKR; from the coding sequence GTGAATTGGAAAAAGCTTTTTATTAGTTTTTCATATTTATTATTCTTGCCACTTACAATTGTTTCTTGTTTTGATTCTAAAACGGGGAATGTCCAATCAGAAAATGTTATACCACAAAGCAAAGACCATAGAAATTCTGAAAAGCAGAACTTACAAGATCAAGGTAAGACAAACTCACTTGAAAACCAAAGCAAGGACTCTAGGGAAAATTCTGAAAACAACGTACCCGCAACAAGCGCAGATTCACTAAGTGATGAAGAATTTCGGGCCGCAAATCAAAGGTCATTAAAAATTAACATTTCAGGTTTAAGCGAACTAGATCCAAATGCGAAAGTACAGGATATCGGTTTTCAGCATACTTTTCCATCAAATAAAGGCCAAAATTCTTTTGAGCCATTTAAAATTGAGACTCATACTGGCATTAAAAAGGAAAATGACACTGTTTTTCTTGGGCAAAAAAATGAAGGGTTAAATATTTATCTTCTTGATAGGCTATCAAAAGACAATATAAAAACTAATTCACAAGTTAAACACTCTTTTAATAGCTATTTTAACCCCGATTTTACAAAAGGTGTCCAACCTAAATATTTTGGTTTTAAATCGCTTGATTATGATGATACAAGATATTTGCAAGCATATCAACGCAACATTAGATTTGCACCCGGAACTGCAATTTTGCTTGATTCTAAAGAAGATGAAAGTGTTTTTCTAACAAATGCGCATGTTTTATACACAAATGGAATTCTTCCGTTTTGAGAAAAAATGACTTATCCTTTTATGCGATTTTATTATAATAATAAAGTAAATGATCTTGGGACACTCGAGTATTCCGGAATTCTTAGTTTGTTTTTACTAAAACAAGCATATGACAAAAACCAAGCTAGTCATGTTGATTTACAAGATCCATACAAAAGGCAACAATCTAGCAATAAATTATATAAAAGGTATTTCCGCTTAGCGAGAAATTTTAATAATCAACGCAAAGATCTTGGAATTTTTTATTTTAACCATAGTAACTTCTCTCATGATGTTGAAGCTGTTCTTGAATTTTATGATAAAAACCGGGAATCACTTTTAACTACATTTCCCTTTTTAAATAGCGAGTCAATTGATAAAAGAATTTTAGAATTTAAAAGTCAGTTTAAAATCTTTCAGCAATTCTGAGAGCATGCTAAAAAATTCCCGCCTTTAAAAATTGCTGAAAGAATTTGAAAAGATGATGAAGTAGATTTTACAACAAAAATTGCCGGTTTTTGGCCACAAGCAGCTTTTGCCAAAAATATGTTCAAAGGCGTTTGAATTGATCATGGTGCTCCGCTTTTTTTTGCTACAAATGGCCATGGGGCATCGGGTGGTGGCATTTTTAATACAAATGGTGAGTTAGTTTTCATAAACCAATCAATCGCGCTTGGAAAAGATCAGCAAAAACTTTACTATGATCAATATAATCTAACAAGCCATCTTACATTTGGGATTTTATTCCGCGATGGAAAATCTGATTTAGTAAACGAAATTAAAAAATTCTATTACAAAAACCAAGAAAAAGCAACAGCGGATGCAGAAAAACAAGGTGGTGTACAAAAATCGACTTTGCAAAATGCGACTGTTGTTAGTGTTAACAATTTTGCTTATAACTCAGTTTTTAAGCGATAA